One window of the Populus nigra chromosome 4, ddPopNigr1.1, whole genome shotgun sequence genome contains the following:
- the LOC133691515 gene encoding plasmodesmata-located protein 1-like, which produces MGLFRKPSFLLSNIMFVIAVFGFLVTVVGAADHTTLVFKGCADQKFQDPSGIYAQNLRNLLNSLVSQSSQKIYFTATSGDGQNVITGLYQCRGDLSNNSCHACVSKVPDLIDKLCGKVVAARVQLSGCYLKYEVAGFKQVSGTELLYKVCGSTKASGTGFEDRRDAAFETMVDGVKNGSNGLFYTGEYQSVFVLGQCEGDLSSGDCGDCVNTAVQSVKSECGDSISGQLYLNKCYLSYSYYPNGVPSISSTSDVGTRQHTQRTVAIAVGGVAALGFGVVCLMFVRSIFKKRLGKHEGWH; this is translated from the exons ATGGGTTTATTCAGAAAACCTTCTTTTCTCCTGTCTAATATCATGTTTGTGATTgcagtttttggatttttagtgACAGTCGTAGGTGCTGCAGATCACACAACTCTGGTTTTCAAGGGGTGTGCTGACCAAAAATTTCAAGACCCATCGGGGATCTATGCTCAGAACCTCAGGAACCTCTTGAATTCTCTGGTTTCGCAATCTTCACAGAAAATTTATTTCACAGCAACATCTGGTGATGGTCAAAATGTCATTACGGGTCTATACCAATGCAGAGGGGACCTCTCTAACAATTCCTGCCATGCTTGTGTTAGTAAAGTCCCGGACTTGATCGACAAGCTTTGTGGCAAAGTGGTAGCTGCCAGGGTCCAACTCAGTGGGTGTTACCTGAAGTACGAGGTTGCTGGTTTTAAGCAGGTATCAGGAACTGAGTTGCTGTACAAGGTTTGTGGGTCAACTAAGGCGAGTGGAACCGGGTTCGAGGATAGGAGAGATGCGGCTTTTGAAACCATGGTGGATGGTGTTAAAAATGGTAGCAATGGGCTGTTTTACACTGGAGAGTACCAGTCAGTGTTTGTTCTGGGCCAGTGTGAAGGTGATTTGTCAAGCGGGGATTGCGGGGATTGTGTGAATACTGCTGTACAGAGTGTGAAGAGTGAGTGTGGTGACTCAATTTCTGGGCAACTCTACCTCAACAAGTGCTATCTTAGCTACAGCTATTACCCCAATGGAGTGCCTAGCATTTCTTCAACTTCAG ATGTAGGGACCAGGCAGCACACACAGAGGACAGTGGCCATTGCAGTTGGAGGAGTGGCAGCTTTGGGGTTTGGAGTTGTTTGTTTGATGTTTGTCAGGTCTATCTTCAAGAAAAGACTTGGTAAGCATGAAGGTTGGCATTGA